Below is a window of Cytobacillus firmus DNA.
ACTGTTTTTGTTCGATCCCAATATGTCTCACCAATTCGGATGTCCCAGATTGAATTTTTATATTGAATCAACGTTTCGTACAACTGTTCAGCACAAAAAGAAGAAAGATTACATCCCTGACCAGTAATTGGGTCATTAAGAAAAACACTATCTCCACAACCAATTACTATTTTATTTTTAAAGATTACGTAAGGTTTTCTAATTACAGGTTTAATGGCAACATTAAGGAAGGCTTTATCATCGGAAAGAGAAAAGATATTTTGCTGGATACGTTCGTGGATGTCCTGGAAATACATTTGTGTAATATTTTTCATTTGATTTGTAAATTCTTTTACGTCCTTTATTTCTTTAAATACATCTAACTCTCCGCCAGGAACTGCCATAATGAACAATATGGTAACAGGCCCTTGTTCTGTCATTGCAGGAATCTCAAACATTTCACCTATCTCAGGCAGAACGGTTACGCTTATACCTGGAGGATCATTTGGCTTTACCCCCAAAAAATAACCAACGATACATTTTCGTTGAGGCACTTGGATAGGAGAAAGCTGCTTTTCAATAGGAAATGGAAAGAGAGGGCCCGATTTTCCAGAACAATCAATCGTTAAATCAAACTCATCTGCCAAACTTTCTATCTGATCTTTATTTACTCTTAAAAGTCGAAAAGAGACACCCTGGTTTTCAAGATCCTTCAAACAGTGTGAAAAGTAGAAACGCTGGTCAACAGATAATGCTGGTTCTTTCAGATTGCCAACAAATAGTTTTTGATTACCGATCGTCATGTGAATACTTTTAAGAAGAGTTTTATCCTCCCATTTTGGCATTTTAAAGCGATTTTCTCGGGTTCTCGTTGAACCAAAATGTACTTGGGTAGACATAATTCGTCCATTTCGGATCTTATCCGAAGAATTTGAGTGAATAACAGTCACATCAAATTCTTCTTTCAGAGAATAAGCCAGCTGTAAACCTGCTGTGCCGCTGCCTATAATACAAATCTTCTTCCTCAAGGTTCTCTCCCCTTTGTTATCTGGTAGACGCGAAGATATTATAATAACATTGGTAATTTTCTGCCTTTTTAGTCTAAAGAATACACATGGTGATGTAAATACGACGATTTATTTATTTTCCATATTATTAATGTCTAAGCAAGTCAAACGATCCCTTTTCGACAATCAGGTCCTATTCACAAGGAAAGAGCAAATTTCTTGCTCCTGATAGGCCCCAGATTGTGGAATAACTCATTACAATAATGCTGACCTAAAATTAAAAAAGAGCACTTCCTGTTCAAGGAAAGTGTCTGTTTCTTTCATCAAATTAGAAAAGAGGAAAAGAAGAGCACCCGTCAAATTTGTAAGGGGGCATTAGTCCTTATTCCATTTAAAAGTACACGTCACTAATCCATTTCATAATAGCTCATCTCAGCAAGCATTTTCTTTTTAGCGAGAGCCCATGCCTTTTCGTTTTGCTCTGATTTGATATAATACCGAAAAAGCTTAACTTCAAAGTGCTGGATTAGATCCTCGTTTCCGGACTGAATGAAATATGGAAGCACCTTATTTTCAACATAGTCATAATAGGAATCTTCCTCCCCGTTCAGTAATAAAACATGCAGATGAAAAAATAAATAACTTTGGTCGTTTCGTTTTTGGGCGAGTTGCAGACCTTTTTTTGCATCGGATAATAGGTCTTCTTTCGATATCAAGTTTCCCTTATAACAAATGTCTATGTATAAATCTAACATGGTAAGATATAAGAAATCTTCTTCTTTCAGTAAGGTCAACCCTTTATCAAAATACTCTTTCGCCTCTCGAAAATGTTTTCTTCTAAACAGCTCTTGTCCAAGATTAAAATAGAGTTTAGTTAACCTATCTGCAGATTGAATCTTTTTTGCAGATTGGATTAATTTATCATAATAGCTGCGAGTCTCTTTTAGGCTAAATTGCGATTTGGCGTTTAATTGAAGGATAATAAGCGACTCTGTATCGAGTATGCGTGTGAAATTTAATGTTTCTTGAAAATAGCGCAAAGCTTTTTGAGCATAATAGTAAGCTAAAGTGTTGTCATGAACTGCATGATAGGAAATAGCCAGGTGGTAGTAATATTCTTCGCTCGAATAACTGGAATCAATTTTCTTTAGGATTTCAATTGAATCCTTGTAGTTTCCGATACTAAAATAACAGATTCCCTGAACATGTTTATATAGATTGCTCTCATAAGGTGAAAGGCTGATGTCCAGTTTCTTGATCTTTTGCATCACTTTATGACATTTTTCATTTTCATAAAGAATGAGATAATGACGGGCTAGAAGCAGTGAGTAGTGTGTTTGAAAGTCGGGAAAATCCTTTAATAGATTAGCGTCAAGTTCTGCTTTTTTTACTTTCATGTTTTCGGTATCTAACATAACAATAGCATTTTTCCATTCTTCTAATGTTTCTTTAAACCTATTGAAATTCCTTACTTCGTCTTGAAAATTTATGTTCAATTTTTTAGAAAGAAGTGTAATAATTTCCCCAGAATATTCTGTTATGCCTCGCTCAATTTTACTTAAATGAGTGACAGAACAAACCCCTCTTGAAAGCTGATCCTGTGTGTATCCTTGTTTTTCTCTGTAGTATTTTAGAATTTTCCCTTCGATCATTTTTTCTCCCTCCTACTGATAGTATAAATAACGAACATAAAGGATGGAATAGTTTATAAAATGATAGTGTAAAAGCTTATTGGCACAGGCTATTATTGCTTGTGTAAATAAGCTCTTACACTGGATATTTTCACTTTAAAAAAACAAAACGACTTTCCAGGATCTAGCTTAAAAGTTGTTATTGAAATAGATTGATAAACTATTAGCTGGTAATTCCAAGAAAAAAAGAGCTGCCAATAATACAATAAAAAAGCTAATCGAATAACGCGGATTAGCTTTTTTTACTGATTGGCATTTCCTTTTTGAAATATTTTCATCCTTTTATACAGGGACCTCTAAAGCAGGTAAAGCCTCTTCCAATTCCTCCCTCTTCGATTCCAGCCAGGAAGGCAGCATAAGCCTGCTGCCAAGTTCATTTAGTGGTTCGTCAACCGTAAATCCTGGAGGGTCTGTCGCGATCTCGAACAAAATGCCGCCTTCTTCATGAAAGTAAAGTGCTTTGAAGTAATTGCGGTCGAGAATTTCGGTTGGATAATAGCCCTTCTCCTGAAGAAGGTTTCTCCACCTCATATGATCCTCTTCATCCTTCGCTCTCCAGGCAATATGATGAACTGTACCTGCCCCCATCAGCCCTCGAACAGAAGGGGTAAGTTTTATATCGATCGTATTTCCAAGTTCGGCTTCTGATTTAAATCTTAAGAACCCTTCTTCCTGGCCGATGCCTTCAAGCCCTAATACATCCTCAAGTACTTCAGCCGTTTTATTTGGCTTTGCAGAAATCAGGGTTGCTCCTCCAAATCCTTTAATGGCAGCCTCTGGATGAACGTCTTTCAAAGCCCATGTGTTCAAAGGCCCCTCAGACCTCTCTACAAGTTCGATTTCAAGGCCGTCCGGATCTTGGAATTGCAGGTAGGTTTCACCGTAGCGAACGGTTTGTATGAACTTAACGCCAAATTTACTCAGCCGTTTTTTCCAAAATTCAATTGAATGTTCAGGGATCACATAACTGGTCACCCCGACCTGGCCGGTTCCAATCCGCCCTTTGAGCTGCTTCTCCCATGGGAAGAAAGTTATAACCGTTCCAGGATCGCCATTTTTATTTCCAAAATAAAGATGATAAACTTCCGGCCGGTCAAAATTAATCGTCTTCTTTACAAGCCTTAGTCCCAGTACCCCTGCATAAAAGTCGATATTTCGCTGGGCATCGTTAACCATAGCCGTAATATGATGGATACCTGCAGTGATTTGCAAAATCTATTCCCTCCACTTCTTTAAAAGTGACCTAATTCTACTGTGGTCTTTCGATAGAAAACAGTTCGCCAATCTTTGCATAATGGATGCCAGCTAAACGGCTCACTGCAGCGAGCCCCTTTGGATCAATTCTTCCCTTATCATAGATGTTTTCATCAATATGAAATTGAACAACTTTTCCAATGATAAGATCACAGCCAGGAGTATCCGTCCCCCCAAATGAAAGAGATTGTTCCAAGGTACACTCCATACGGATTTTCGCTTCCATCACTCCAGGCACGGAAATTTTTGTACTTTCAGCTGAAGTTAATTGTGCTAATTCTATTTCACTTTGATCAGGAGGCAGAGTTGCTGCTGTCTTATTTATTTTTTCTACATTGTCCTCGTCGACAATATGAACAACAAATTCCTTTGTGCTGATAATATTTCTGGCCGTATCCTTCTGTGTTCCTTCATTTCTTTGAATCGCCAAGGAAATCATTGGGGGATTTGATGTTACGATATTGAAATAACTGAATGGCGCCCCATTCAATACACCTTCATTTGAGATCGTGGTTACAAAAGCAATGGGCCTTGGTATGATGCTTCCTATTAAAAGTTTGTAATTTTCTCTTTCATTATTGTCAGCTGGGTCAATGGAAAGCATAGCGTGCATCACCTCTATAAAATTTAATCCAATTCCCTGACTGTAAACGGAAGCAGAACACTTTCTATCTTATCCCTTTGTGGCTCATATTGTTCAGGCAGCATTAATTTCCCGCCCATTTTTTCCTGGGATTCATCATGGGCAAACCCTGGAGGATCAGTAGCAATTTCAAATAAAATTTCCCCATGTTCCCTAAAATAGATCGCATTAAAGTAGTTTCGGTCTTGAACTGGTGTAACCACATATCCATTATCGGCAACATACTTTTGCCAATCCAATTGATCCTGATCATCAATAGCCCTCCAGGCAATATGATGGACGGTTCCCACACCCATTCGCCCCCGTCCAATTGGAGTTAATTTAAGATCGATGATGTTTCCAATATCAGCAGAAGATCGGTAACGGATAAAATCTCCTTCCTGACCTAAAACTTCGAGTCCCATAATGTTTTCCAGCAGGTCAGCCGTTTTCGCTGGCTGAGTTGATAGGAGAGTTGCTCCACCGAAGCCTTTTATAGCTGTTTCAGGGGTAACATCCCCGTAAGTCCAGGAATTTACTTCCCCATCTTCTCTTTCAACAATCTCCAAATGAATTCCATGAGGATCATCAAATTCCAAATATTGCTCTCCGAACCGTTCCATTTTTGTATAAGGCACTTTAAATTTTTCAAGCCTTTCCTCCCAAAACTTCATGGCACCTGCCGGAACGACATATGAAGTAACTCCTACCTGGCCATCGCCAATAACCCCTTGACGGGCACCTGCCCATGGAAAGAAAGTAATGATTGTTCCTGGCTTGCCGCCCTCATTTCCAAAGTAAAGGTGATAAGTGCCGGGATCATCAAAATTGACCGTTTGCTTGACTAAACGCAATCCTAAAACTCCTGCATAGAAATCTGCATTCTCTTGAGGATGGCCTACGATTGCAGTAATATGATGAATCCCCATTGTTTTTTTACCCATATTTCCCGCACTCCTTTAAAACTTGGATTTTAATTATATTCTGTAACTAGGACATGCCCTGCTATCAATTCAGTTAATAAATTTATCTACAAACTGGAAAGGAACAAAATTTTTCAGCTTTATTTGAGGTATTACTAATTCGGGATAGTTTAGAATAAAAAGAAATCCAATGCATATCGGCCAGGACCAATTAAGGCGATACCAATGGCAACAGAGAGTAACGTTAAGTTATATTCATATCCATTAGATGTTGCCCATAAACCATTTGGACCATGCACCTTAACGATAGCCATGATCATAGTTCCTGCAATCATTAGTGCTGCGAGAGGAGTTAAAAATCCTAATGCAAACAAGATTCCCCCTATAAGTTCTGCTAATCCTGCAAAAAGAGCCATCATTACTCCCGGCTTCATCCCAATGGAATCAAACCAGCCTCCGGTTCCTTTTAATCCATGACCCCCAAACCACCCAAACAATTTTTGAGCTCCGTGACCAATGAATAAAACGCCAATTACCAGCCTAATAATTAATAATCCTAAGTCCATCATTTTTATTTCCTCCTAATTTTAATTATCTCGAATTCGAGATATTATTTTAAAATTTTTTTGCTTTTTCTTATCATTTCGAGAAATTGAACTAATGCCTCAGTTCCTATGCATTTAATAATCTTACCTAAAATTAATGTTTTTTGTGGTTCCCTTTGTAACTGCTGCGTTCTTTCTGGATAATATATGATTTACCATATTGGCTTAACTTTATGTCTTGCCTGGGCTCTCTTTAATTTTTCAGGAGTTACATCATCTCCTATAGGATCAACGATGGTTGTGTTTAATAGCAGCTCTTCCATTGAGCCGCGAAATTCTTGGATATATTGACAGCGCAAAATGATTATTTCAGCATTTTCAATTTGTGTTAAGCCTTTCTTCTTTCTTTTTGCTGCGAGTTCATTTATTCTTTTTAGAATCTCATGCATAAGACTTACTCCTTTCAAGTAAAAATCCAAAGATACCTCGAAATAAAATATCTTGAATTAAAGATAATTTATTTTATTAAATATGTCAACACTATTCTCTTGATTATTCAAATGGAAATATATCATTTTTGCGTGTATTTTAATTTGATCTAATGCACTCTTCAATAAGTGCTGATTTTTATCCTTCCTCTTTTAATGCACATTTTAGGCGTACACTATGAACTTCCATGGTTCCCCGCCTTCCTGATTTGCGCACTATTCCTTCTGCATTAAATTCATTTAAAAGTGCTGTCACTGTTTCACGGATACTGCCCATCATCGATGCTAACTCTTGATGAGTTATGTAAATATCAAGTACAGCCCATTCTTCCGCACTGCTGCTTGACAATTTATCCCCAAACTTCTCTGTAAGTTTATTTAGCAGGAATAAAAGCCGTTTCCTTGTACTGCTATATGCCATATACTCCAGTAACTCTTCGACTTCCTTTAGGCGGCTGGAGATTATTTCAAGAAGCTTTAAAGAAATACTTGGATTTTCACGTATTATTTTTTCAAACTGCACTCTATCTATTCTGCAAATAACAGAATCCTCCCATGCCTCAGCATATAAATTTTCAGAACCGGTTGTAAAAGTACCAATTTCTCCAAATACATGCCCCGTTTCTAAAATATCAACTGTAAGCTCTTTCCCGCTCTCAGTTATTCTATACAAACGAACCTTACCCGATTTGATTAAATACAATAACTTTTGATCCATATGTGGAGAACTAATAACGGTACCTTTCTCCACAACTTTCATAGGTGTGACCGGTTCATATTTCTTTAATTCCTCCAATTCCAGATCCTTAAAAATCTGTATTCTCGATAAATACTTCATTTTATCCATATGCCTCTCCCCCAATTCTGCCGAATGTAGTCCAGACTACATACTCACTAACCTAACAAGCCTAGAATGTATACATAGCAGCTACGTCTATTATACAAAAGGAGGAAACTTTGTGGATGTTGTAACTATGATCATTCAAATTATTTTAATTTTTATTTTCACCATATCCATTTCGATGAAATTAGCACGTACCAAGTCAATGGTTAAGCACTGGGGAGAATATCGCTACCCCCTATGGTTCATGCAATTAATTGCTTTCCTGGAAATATTGAGCGTAGGCGGATTGATCATCGGATTTGGGTTTCCTAAATTTATCTTGCTTTCAGGATCCCTCATTACTATTCTTATGCTAGGTGCCCTGCACGCTCACTTCTTAAGAGCCAGACATAGACCGATTATGGGATTAAATGCCTTAACAATGCTGATTTTAGCTATTGTAATCACCTTTTTTCAAATTAATAAGTAGTCAAAAATAACTAAGTTTACAATGTCCGGTATCCAGTTTGAAGCCTTGAGTACTTTGTACATACCGTTACCATTTCGGGAAGCATGCTATCCCAAAGAGAACATCTAAATTAATGATCCATTCTTAAAGTATTCCAAACAGCCCTGCCCCCATCTAAATTCAAGACGGGGGTCATAATTCTTTCATAGGAAGTTATGGGAATGATCTTAATGTTCCTGTATAATCCTCCAAGCTGAAGCATAGAACTTCGGCCAGAAAGCTAACTGTGTCTTGGACTACTTTTTAGTGGCGGTTATTTTTTGGCGGTTCAACTCAAGCTTAAGCTGCAATATCTGAACACTGTAATTATCATTTGAAAGGTGCTGTGAAACCAGGTCATATATGATGTTTTTACGCTGAATTACAGCAAGATGGGTCTTTGTATATTGATTCCACTAATGATCTTATTCACTAATTATCGACATTCAGAGGAGAGTATACAGATTCCTTTGTGAACTAACCAGCCTATCATTATAATCAAAATGCAGATGGGCGTTGGCACAGTTCCTAGATTTTATATCATTTGTGTAATGCCAGGCATATATTTCCCCTATAATTCCACTTACCGCCATACTTTTTTATTGGCTTCCATTCATAAGTTTTCCAACACCGGTAATATTAAGAGTAATGCAGAAAATAATGGTGATTTACTTATGACTAAACAGGATTAAGGATGAAGTCCAGCATGAGGTATGGGAAAAATCCTTTTTTATTCCAATAAATTTTTAATATAGTCAAAAAACAAATGTACGCTTTGGTCTTACTTTAATAAACATTCTATCCCCTTTGGCAAAAAAAGAACACAAGATAAAAAGTTGATGAATACCGCCGGAGTGAGAACGCAGTTTTACCACAGCCAGATATCAAATTATGAAACGGAGGTGAACCAGATAAAGGAACAGCCAATACCAGACAGATTGCAGATATCCCCATTTCTAGTGTTTTATTTAATTATGTCCATGCAAATTGGCATTGGGGTTCTTAGCTATCAGAGAGACATCGCAAAGGATGCTGGCTATGATGCCTGGATTTCCATCCTGTTTGCCGGGGGATGCATACATGTCATCCTTTGGATGATCTATAAAATTGCCGAAACGGTTGATGGAGATTTTGTGACAGCACATAAGTACCTTCTGGGCAATTTGATCGGCAAAGCAATCAGTTCCATTTTTATAGGTTACTTTTTTTTGTATGTCTTAGCTATCGCACGAACATTTATCGAAATCATTCAAGTGTGGATGTTTCCGGATCTGAGCACTTTCTGGTTCTCCTTTGGTTTCATGATACTTTGTACTTATATCATTTTTGGAGGGTTAAGAACCGTAGTCGGTATAGCCTTTTTTGGTCTTGTATTGCCGGCTTATCTCCTTCTCACATTTGGCTGGGCCATTAAATTCTCAAATTTTTATAATCTCCTCCCAATTTGGGATCATTCCGTTAAGGAACTTCTCATCAGTTCCTACAATATGTCGCTTACCTTCATCGGTTTTGAGATTATTTTGTTCGTTTATCCTTTTATAAAAGAACCAAAGAAATCCAAAAAGTGGGCCCACCTTGCTGTTTTAACCACTACCCTGATCTATACGATTTTAGCAGTCATTACCTTTGCATATTATTCTGAAGATCAGCTTGCTAAACAGGTTTGGCCGACTTTAACCATGTGGAAAATTGTTGAAATGCCTTTTGTGGAACGTTTCGAATATATTGGGATTGCAAACTGGAACTTAATTATGCTTCCGAATGTGTGTATTGCCATCTGGATTTGTTCGAGACTTATCAAAAGGATCTTTAATATTAGACAAAAAATCGGTGTTTTTTTTATTGTGGGTGCATTATTATTATTGATTAACTTTATTAATACGCGCGAAGAGATTAGTCTGTTTAATGAATATTTTGGGAAAGCAGGGTTTGGCTTTACATTCATTTATATCCCCTTGTTCTTTGCCGCTATCATGATTGCCAAGAGGGTAAAAAAGAAGGGTAAAAAGAAATGAAAAACTTATCTTAATGGGGTTGGTTCTGCTGCTGTTCAAATATTAGAAGTTTACCCACTCAAATTTCAATTTTCAAGAATTCTTAAAGAGATAAACGAGTCATAAAAAAACGGCTTTGCTATTTTCGCAAAGCCGTTTTTCTCCTATAAATCTACACGCTTTACTTCTTCTAGCTCAACCAAAACCTTTATTAATTTTTATGTTAAAATGAAGATAAATTTTTTTCTGAACAAAACAAAGATTTAGACTCTAAGCGTCTTAATCCTTTAATCTCAGACATTAACTGTTAATTGAGGCTCCCATTAAAAATCGGTTTGTGACCATGATAACGATAGTAAGTATAATTGATGATCAGCTTTTTCTTCTATTGTCATTGAAGGAGCGTGGGCGGAAAACATGTACAGTGTTCTTACATATTTTGTTTCCCTTGTTGTCATTGTGATATCGGTATTTACTACACTTTTTATCAAAAATGAACTAGAGCGAATGTTCCGGGAAAAAAATAAAATGATCCCTTTTCATATATCTAATGTGCTTCTCACCTTAATGGTTTCTTTTGCAGCACATGCTGTATTTACGATTTATATCATTGGAGATGAATTCAACTGGTTACTGCAATTGGCAATCCTCATTTTCATGATTTTACCAATTTATATTTTCGGGCACTTGGCATTCGAAAAATATAAATCAGTTTATAAAAAATACATACCCGCTGAGAGCGGGAAGATTTTAGTGCTTAATGAAAAGTACTTAAAGAAGAAAAAGTGGCCTTCAAAGTTCAAAAATTATAATGACTTTTCTAAGGAAAAATAAGTTACAGATACAAAAAAATAGGTTAAGCCAACTTAAGGAACATTTTTGGTATTTATTTATGCAGGGATTGGAGCATTTAAAATGAAGAATGAGCATTATTGGGTTTCAAAGCTTGGATTAACTCCTCATCCAGAAGGAGGATATTATAAAAGAACGTTTCAATCAGAGGAATGTACTTCTGATCAAGAATTGTCTGTGAAATTTGCGGGAACACGCAAGCTCTATACAAGCATTTATTTCTTATTAACGTCCAACGATGTGTCCCACTTTCATCGATTGAAATCGGATGAATTATGGTATTTTCACGCTGGAAGTCCACTAACCATACATATCATCAATGAAAATGGTGAATATGAAGAAATTAAATTAGGTATAAACCTTGATAACGGAGAAGTACCTCAAGCTTTAGTGCCGAAAAATTCAATCTTTGGTTCGTCTGTTATGGAGGCGGATACATTCTCACTGGTAGGCTGCATGGTTTCTCCAGGCTTTGATTTTCAGGATTTTGAACTGTTCACACAAACAGACCTTTTATCCAAATACCCTCAATATAAGGAAATTATTTTAAAATTAGCATATGAAAGGATTCCTGAATAGAGAAATTAGGTCTCTTCCGGATGACTGCTGCTAGTCTTAATCGGCCATACTTACCATCTCTATTAAGACAAGCAAACTATTACTCGAAAATCACATACTTACATAAAAAAAGTGGGGTAACTCCCCTATTTTTAGTGTTCTAAATTGAGATCTAATTCGTTGTCCTCGTTCAAATCAACTCTAAGGACAATCAAATCCTGCATTTCTTTTAGAAATTTAAATTTGCTTCTCTTCAAACTTTAAAAGGGTAAATGGCTCTTTTGACCGAGTCCTTTTTAAGAAGTCCTCATAAAACTTCACTTCTCCTTGCCAAATGATCAATGTCGCGTGACCATCGTATCTTTTCCTCAGTAGTTAGGAGCTCCCTTTACTAAGTGTGTCCTTAGCATCGAGTAAATCTAATCCAGCATTTAAAAATTATTTTAAACCTGCTCTTTGGGTGTCAATGCCATCCACTGATTGAGCTGCGGAATTTTCCCCTGCGCTTTATTATTAGTCCTTTTTTTTCCTAAAAAGCACCTCGTTTATGGGATTAAGAAATAATCTTAACTCTTATGATTGGGACTATAAATGTGTTCCTTTAGAAAATTTCTAGTCTTCACTATCAAATTAAATTGATTTTCTCTCTACTAATCAAACCCTTCCATTATCTCAATTTTAATTTTTTATTCTATAAACCATATCAATGCCCTTCTTCAACGCACCTACCCCCTTTAATACAATAAAAAATACTGCATCAGCAGCATCTAAAAGTTCTCTTAAATACGCCAAAATGCTAATGGCTATATTGAAAATGATATTGGGTTATTTTTTTAATCCCCTTTAGACATACTATTCACTAGGAGGTTGTTTTTATATGGAAGAACGTAATGTTAAATTAACTACAGCTGAAATCGCAGCTCTTTGGAAAATAAACATTTCAAATACAGCAGTAAGATGTTTTTACATACATCTTCTGCATCATCTTCAAGATGAGGAAATTAAGCTAATCATTGAAGAGGTATTGGTTTTAGTTGAATCAATTATTGAAAAAATTGAATACATATTCGAAGAAGAAGGGTTCCCAATACCAAATGGGTTCTCAGATAAAGATATTGATTTATCAGCCCCTCCCTTATATACAGACTTATTTGCATTAAGCTTCCTTTATCGTGGAGGACAGGTTATTATCCCAAGTTATGCAAATGTTTTACAACGAGTGACTCGGTTAGATGTATATAAACTTTTCAAAGAGTGTTTATACCGTGAAACGGAAATACATCAGAAAGCATTAAGCATTATGCTTTCTAAAGGAATAATCGATCGGCCTCCAAATATGGAATATCCAGAAAATGTGGAATACATTCAGAATCGACCATCATTACTAACTACTTGGTTAGGCGAAAAAAGACCTCTAAATTCCATAGAAATATCAGAACTTTTCGTCGAAATTGAAAGAAATGCCATTGGTTTAATCCTTTTAATAGGATTAATACAGGTAACGAAAGATAAGGAAATAAAGAATTATTTATTAAAAGGGAAAAAACTAGCTGAAAAGCAAGTGGAAACGTATGAAAAATTATTGAAAGATAGTGATCATTATATTGGTTTCCCATTGCCTGTGGAAGTAAGTAGTTCAACTGTTTCTCCGTTTTCTGACAGGTTAATTCTTTTTATAATAGCTACGGCAAACCAAATTGCAGTGTCAGCACTTGCGGATGCATTATCTGTCTCAATGCGAAAAGATTTAGCTCTCCATTATTCCTTAATTACAACCGAGGTTTTAAAATACGGGGAAGAAGGACTCAAACTTTTGATTGAACGAGGCTGGATGGAGCAGCCCCCACAGCCCATTGATCGAAAGAAACTTAATGAATCCTAACTTAAATGAAGGAGAGAACTAACCAAGGTATTCTGCAACTTAACTCTATTTGCTTAATATATCCCAAT
It encodes the following:
- a CDS encoding cupin domain-containing protein, with product MKNEHYWVSKLGLTPHPEGGYYKRTFQSEECTSDQELSVKFAGTRKLYTSIYFLLTSNDVSHFHRLKSDELWYFHAGSPLTIHIINENGEYEEIKLGINLDNGEVPQALVPKNSIFGSSVMEADTFSLVGCMVSPGFDFQDFELFTQTDLLSKYPQYKEIILKLAYERIPE
- a CDS encoding DUF3231 family protein yields the protein MEERNVKLTTAEIAALWKINISNTAVRCFYIHLLHHLQDEEIKLIIEEVLVLVESIIEKIEYIFEEEGFPIPNGFSDKDIDLSAPPLYTDLFALSFLYRGGQVIIPSYANVLQRVTRLDVYKLFKECLYRETEIHQKALSIMLSKGIIDRPPNMEYPENVEYIQNRPSLLTTWLGEKRPLNSIEISELFVEIERNAIGLILLIGLIQVTKDKEIKNYLLKGKKLAEKQVETYEKLLKDSDHYIGFPLPVEVSSSTVSPFSDRLILFIIATANQIAVSALADALSVSMRKDLALHYSLITTEVLKYGEEGLKLLIERGWMEQPPQPIDRKKLNES
- a CDS encoding GerAB/ArcD/ProY family transporter produces the protein MKEQPIPDRLQISPFLVFYLIMSMQIGIGVLSYQRDIAKDAGYDAWISILFAGGCIHVILWMIYKIAETVDGDFVTAHKYLLGNLIGKAISSIFIGYFFLYVLAIARTFIEIIQVWMFPDLSTFWFSFGFMILCTYIIFGGLRTVVGIAFFGLVLPAYLLLTFGWAIKFSNFYNLLPIWDHSVKELLISSYNMSLTFIGFEIILFVYPFIKEPKKSKKWAHLAVLTTTLIYTILAVITFAYYSEDQLAKQVWPTLTMWKIVEMPFVERFEYIGIANWNLIMLPNVCIAIWICSRLIKRIFNIRQKIGVFFIVGALLLLINFINTREEISLFNEYFGKAGFGFTFIYIPLFFAAIMIAKRVKKKGKKK